In Thioclava sp. GXIMD2076, one DNA window encodes the following:
- the msrB gene encoding peptide-methionine (R)-S-oxide reductase MsrB, with product MSIEKTYAKTAEAIERLSPEQFRVTQQSGTERPGTGEYLDEKRKGIYVDIVSGEPLFASSAKYESGCGWPSFTRPLLDEHIVEINDTSHGMVRTEVRSTHGDSHLGHVFPDGPRDQGGLRYCINSASLRFVPVEEMEAEGYGDLIDRVE from the coding sequence ATGAGCATCGAAAAGACCTATGCCAAGACCGCCGAAGCCATCGAGCGTCTGAGCCCCGAACAGTTCCGCGTGACCCAGCAATCGGGGACCGAGCGTCCGGGTACGGGCGAATATCTCGATGAAAAGCGCAAGGGGATCTATGTGGACATCGTCTCGGGCGAGCCGCTCTTTGCCTCTTCGGCCAAATATGAAAGCGGCTGCGGCTGGCCGAGCTTCACCCGACCGCTTCTGGACGAGCATATCGTCGAGATCAACGACACCTCCCACGGGATGGTCCGCACCGAGGTGCGCTCGACCCATGGCGACAGCCATCTGGGCCATGTCTTCCCTGACGGTCCGCGCGATCAGGGGGGGCTGCGCTATTGCATCAACTCCGCCTCGCTCCGCTTTGTGCCGGTGGAGGAGATGGAAGCCGAAGGCTATGGCGATCTGATCGACCGTGTCGAGTGA
- a CDS encoding aldo/keto reductase produces the protein MRKVKLGRTDIEVTEICLGSMTWGSQDSEENGHAQLDYALDRGVDFIDTAEMYPVNPVKKETAGRTEEIIGNWLAKRGKRDDLVLATKIAGEGGAVRDGEEINAKSIRGCVEDSLRRLQTDYIDLYQFHWPNRGSYHFRKTWSFAPDKQPSKDAIRANMVECLETLDALVKEGKLRAFGLSNESAWGTAQFLELAEAGHGPRVASIQNEYSLMCRYYDLDLAELGVHEDVTLLAYSPLAAGALSGQYSKGAVPAGSRMSVNGDLGGRANPRAFDIADMYVKIARDHGLDPITMAIAFTLDRPFPCLPIIGGRSVAQIEKSIDAAGMVLSDEVKAAIAKVHHDYPMPY, from the coding sequence ATGCGGAAAGTGAAACTCGGCCGGACCGATATCGAGGTCACCGAAATCTGCCTCGGCTCCATGACTTGGGGCTCGCAAGACAGCGAGGAGAATGGCCACGCCCAGCTGGATTACGCCCTCGATCGCGGCGTGGATTTCATCGACACCGCCGAGATGTATCCGGTCAATCCCGTGAAAAAGGAAACCGCAGGCCGCACCGAGGAGATCATCGGGAACTGGCTGGCCAAACGTGGCAAGCGCGATGATCTGGTGCTGGCCACCAAGATCGCGGGCGAGGGCGGTGCGGTGCGTGATGGCGAGGAGATCAACGCCAAGTCCATCCGTGGCTGCGTCGAGGACAGCCTGCGCCGCCTGCAGACCGACTATATCGACCTCTACCAGTTCCACTGGCCCAATCGCGGCAGCTACCACTTCCGCAAGACATGGAGTTTCGCTCCCGACAAGCAGCCTTCCAAAGACGCGATCCGCGCCAATATGGTCGAATGCCTCGAGACCCTTGATGCGCTGGTGAAGGAAGGCAAGCTGCGCGCCTTCGGCCTGTCCAACGAGAGCGCATGGGGCACCGCGCAGTTCCTCGAGCTGGCCGAGGCGGGTCACGGTCCGCGTGTCGCCTCGATCCAGAACGAATATTCGCTCATGTGCCGCTATTACGACCTCGATCTGGCCGAACTGGGCGTGCATGAGGATGTGACCCTTCTGGCCTATTCGCCGCTCGCGGCAGGGGCTCTTTCCGGCCAGTATTCCAAAGGCGCTGTGCCTGCGGGCTCGCGCATGTCGGTCAATGGCGATCTGGGCGGGCGTGCCAATCCGCGCGCTTTCGATATCGCCGACATGTATGTGAAGATCGCCCGCGATCACGGGCTTGACCCGATCACCATGGCGATTGCTTTCACGCTCGACCGTCCCTTCCCCTGCCTGCCGATCATCGGTGGACGCTCGGTTGCGCAAATCGAAAAATCGATCGACGCGGCGGGAATGGTGCTTTCGGATGAGGTGAAGGCGGCGATTGCCAAGGTGCATCATGATTACCCGATGCCCTATTAA
- a CDS encoding lipocalin — MSGIGRKLVLAGGLAALALAGCGHAPEPLVRDPKSGISSASLFDPKRFGGEWLVMASNTPDCAGAKQVWAPFGKDSYRLSGTDCTDGKAPRVLHGNAFVTGPGGRITTTDSYGREPVWVLWVDQDYRIVALGTPSGRWGQIMVRPSVGPRSDLMTAAREVMAFNGYHLNLITN; from the coding sequence ATGTCTGGGATAGGCCGGAAACTGGTTCTTGCGGGCGGTCTCGCCGCTCTGGCGCTGGCCGGATGCGGTCACGCGCCCGAGCCTCTGGTGCGCGACCCGAAATCGGGCATCTCCTCGGCCTCGCTGTTTGACCCCAAACGTTTTGGCGGGGAATGGCTGGTCATGGCCTCGAACACGCCCGATTGCGCGGGTGCGAAACAGGTCTGGGCCCCGTTCGGCAAGGATAGCTACCGTCTGTCGGGCACCGATTGCACCGATGGCAAAGCACCGCGCGTGTTGCACGGCAATGCCTTTGTCACCGGTCCGGGCGGGCGGATCACCACCACCGACAGCTATGGCCGCGAGCCGGTCTGGGTGCTGTGGGTCGATCAGGATTACCGGATCGTCGCGCTGGGCACGCCCTCGGGGCGCTGGGGCCAGATCATGGTGCGCCCCTCGGTCGGGCCGCGTTCGGACCTGATGACGGCGGCGCGTGAAGTCATGGCGTTCAACGGCTACCACCTCAACCTTATCACCAACTGA
- a CDS encoding EamA/RhaT family transporter, whose translation MWILLTLLAAALQTGRFVLQKKLAGSGLSAGGATFSRFVFGAPLAIAGTLALVPQMAAPLDLFSKMGGVFWAYVIIGGAAQASATLLLVRLFQLRNFAVGVAFTKTEVVQVALMSLVFLGDHVAPLGWAGIVLGLVGVLCLSRPPQGGAAGKPAFYGIIAGGLFGLSAIAYRGATLELMPFAFFDRALATLACVTTAQTLGMGLYLRLREKGELTRVMGAWSRTIWVGILGAAGSAGWFMAFALQNAAYVRALGQVEMVFTLGASILIFHERLHRREMVGIALVLVSVLAVVMAA comes from the coding sequence ATGTGGATCCTCCTGACCCTTCTGGCCGCAGCCCTGCAAACGGGCCGGTTCGTGCTCCAGAAAAAGCTGGCGGGTTCGGGGCTATCGGCAGGTGGCGCCACATTTTCCCGCTTTGTCTTCGGCGCGCCTCTGGCGATCGCGGGCACGCTGGCGCTTGTGCCGCAGATGGCGGCCCCGCTGGATCTGTTTTCCAAGATGGGCGGGGTGTTCTGGGCCTATGTCATCATCGGCGGGGCGGCGCAGGCCTCGGCCACGCTGCTGCTGGTGCGGCTGTTCCAGCTGCGCAATTTCGCGGTGGGGGTGGCCTTCACCAAGACCGAGGTGGTGCAGGTCGCGCTGATGTCGCTGGTGTTTCTGGGCGATCATGTGGCGCCTCTGGGCTGGGCGGGGATCGTGCTGGGGCTTGTAGGGGTGCTGTGCCTCTCTCGCCCGCCGCAAGGGGGCGCGGCAGGAAAGCCCGCATTCTACGGCATCATCGCGGGCGGGCTCTTCGGCCTGTCGGCCATCGCCTATCGCGGCGCCACGCTGGAACTCATGCCCTTCGCCTTCTTTGACCGCGCCTTGGCGACGCTGGCCTGTGTGACCACGGCGCAGACGCTTGGCATGGGGCTTTACCTGCGCCTGCGCGAGAAGGGCGAGCTGACCCGTGTGATGGGCGCATGGTCGCGCACGATCTGGGTCGGTATTCTCGGGGCTGCGGGCTCTGCGGGCTGGTTCATGGCCTTTGCCCTCCAGAATGCCGCCTATGTGCGGGCGCTGGGGCAGGTGGAGATGGTCTTCACGCTGGGCGCCTCGATCCTGATCTTCCACGAACGCCTGCACCGGCGCGAGATGGTGGGTATCGCCCTTGTGCTGGTCTCGGTGCTGGCGGTGGTGATGGCCGCCTAG
- a CDS encoding NUDIX hydrolase yields MQTPPIHDACSIILWKKTARGSAVLMGQRGAGASFMPHKFVFPGGRLDDTDHDAPFQSLDAQCQRRLGPLAGALIRCGLRELTEETGLELDRAQDLRFVFRAITPPRRSRRFDARFLMGPASALRQTAQPLPPDGELSHLTWVPLAEARRLDLPFVTELVLAEVAALLTGTPQDGVPFFETRGPRARFERIL; encoded by the coding sequence ATGCAGACGCCCCCCATCCATGATGCCTGTTCGATTATCCTGTGGAAGAAAACCGCGCGCGGGAGTGCCGTGCTGATGGGCCAGCGAGGCGCGGGGGCGAGCTTCATGCCCCATAAATTCGTCTTTCCCGGCGGGAGGTTGGATGACACGGATCATGACGCCCCCTTCCAGTCACTCGATGCGCAATGCCAGCGCAGGCTCGGGCCGCTGGCGGGGGCGCTGATCCGCTGCGGGCTGCGCGAGCTGACCGAGGAAACGGGGCTGGAGCTGGATCGCGCGCAGGATCTGCGATTCGTCTTCCGTGCGATCACCCCGCCCCGACGCTCCAGACGCTTCGATGCGCGGTTCCTGATGGGACCGGCCTCGGCGTTGAGGCAGACAGCTCAGCCCCTGCCGCCCGATGGGGAGCTGTCGCATCTGACATGGGTGCCGCTGGCCGAGGCGCGCCGCCTTGACCTGCCGTTTGTCACCGAGTTGGTTCTGGCCGAGGTCGCAGCCCTTCTCACAGGCACGCCGCAGGACGGCGTGCCGTTTTTCGAGACGCGCGGGCCGCGGGCGCGGTTCGAGCGGATCCTCTAG
- a CDS encoding EF-hand domain-containing protein, with translation MKTTFKKSIGAVLLATSGLAVAGAAIAQDAQTQSAQTKPAQSQQVRAEGPMGKGPKGGPVMDFSRFDTNKDGVITLEEMQAPRVDKAKKLDANGDGFISEEEMVAAEMADAQARIEKHVKERFEMMDADGDGKLSAAELAQKPEPGLRFFEKADTNGDGKLEASELEAAQKMMQERRAEMRGQHDGKRGPGGDHGPRMGKGGDQGFKDHGPKGDRGPKGDMDGRPPMPPAGDAPETEAN, from the coding sequence ATGAAAACGACGTTCAAGAAATCCATCGGTGCAGTTCTTCTGGCAACTAGCGGTCTTGCCGTGGCGGGTGCCGCCATCGCGCAGGACGCCCAGACCCAATCCGCGCAGACCAAACCCGCCCAGAGCCAGCAGGTCCGTGCGGAAGGTCCGATGGGCAAAGGTCCCAAAGGCGGTCCGGTAATGGATTTCTCGCGCTTTGACACCAATAAGGATGGCGTCATCACGCTGGAAGAGATGCAGGCCCCCCGCGTCGATAAGGCCAAGAAGCTTGACGCCAATGGCGATGGCTTCATCTCCGAGGAAGAGATGGTCGCCGCCGAGATGGCTGATGCGCAGGCCCGCATCGAGAAGCATGTGAAAGAGCGCTTCGAGATGATGGATGCCGATGGCGACGGCAAGCTGAGCGCGGCAGAACTGGCCCAGAAGCCCGAGCCGGGTCTGCGCTTCTTCGAGAAGGCCGATACCAATGGTGACGGCAAGCTCGAGGCTTCCGAGCTGGAAGCAGCACAGAAGATGATGCAGGAGCGTCGCGCCGAGATGCGCGGACAGCATGACGGCAAGCGCGGTCCGGGTGGCGATCATGGCCCGCGTATGGGCAAAGGCGGCGATCAGGGGTTTAAAGATCACGGGCCCAAAGGTGACCGTGGCCCGAAAGGCGATATGGATGGCCGTCCGCCGATGCCGCCCGCAGGCGATGCACCCGAGACCGAGGCCAACTAA
- a CDS encoding RNA polymerase sigma factor, whose translation MAFDMEADKSDEALLLAYGRGDRAAAQALTVRLAPLSFRLACRMLRDETEAEDVAQEAMLRLWKVAPEWREGEAKVSTWLYRVTSNLATDRLRKRRTASLDEAGEPEDGRPSVDEQMLEAQRAQALEWALDQLPERQKQAVILRHIEGLSNPEIAEAMETGVEAVESLTARGKRALATLLGQRKDSLGYGKD comes from the coding sequence ATGGCATTCGATATGGAAGCAGACAAGTCCGACGAGGCTTTGCTTCTGGCTTATGGCCGGGGTGACCGTGCTGCAGCGCAAGCGCTGACAGTGCGCCTTGCGCCATTGAGCTTCCGCCTTGCCTGCCGGATGTTGCGCGACGAGACCGAAGCCGAGGATGTGGCACAGGAAGCCATGCTCCGGCTGTGGAAAGTGGCACCCGAATGGCGCGAAGGCGAGGCCAAAGTTTCGACATGGCTTTATCGCGTGACCTCCAATCTAGCGACCGACCGTCTGCGCAAACGACGCACGGCGTCGCTCGACGAGGCGGGCGAACCCGAGGATGGCCGGCCTTCCGTCGACGAGCAGATGCTTGAGGCGCAGCGGGCGCAGGCGCTCGAATGGGCGCTCGACCAGCTGCCCGAACGCCAGAAACAGGCTGTTATTTTGCGCCATATCGAAGGATTGTCGAATCCGGAGATCGCGGAAGCGATGGAAACCGGCGTGGAGGCCGTAGAAAGCCTGACAGCACGCGGCAAACGCGCTCTGGCCACTTTGCTGGGCCAGCGCAAGGACAGCCTCGGCTATGGCAAGGATTAG
- a CDS encoding periplasmic heavy metal sensor, producing MTQARSGSGRKTRWGLVASLTLNLLVAGVFIGGFFAPRHMPPPPPPQVGLGPFDRGLTEADRKTLTSMAEKEGVGLAAMPQDMERWLDEILTQVAAEPFDENAVRAALSAHRMQIVSRIQLGEDLMVEWLGTLTPEARDAFVKRVRENDGPPPPPPQ from the coding sequence ATGACGCAGGCGCGTAGCGGAAGCGGTCGCAAGACCCGTTGGGGGCTTGTTGCCTCGCTGACGCTCAATCTATTGGTGGCAGGGGTCTTTATCGGAGGGTTCTTCGCGCCGCGCCACATGCCGCCGCCCCCGCCGCCGCAGGTGGGGCTCGGTCCCTTCGACCGTGGTCTGACGGAGGCGGATCGCAAGACGCTGACCTCCATGGCCGAGAAAGAGGGCGTAGGTCTGGCCGCCATGCCGCAGGATATGGAGCGCTGGCTCGACGAGATCCTGACCCAAGTGGCCGCGGAACCGTTCGATGAGAATGCGGTGCGGGCGGCGCTGAGCGCGCATCGTATGCAGATCGTCTCGCGGATTCAGCTGGGTGAGGATCTGATGGTGGAATGGCTGGGCACGCTGACGCCCGAGGCACGCGATGCCTTTGTCAAACGTGTGCGCGAGAATGACGGCCCGCCGCCCCCGCCGCCGCAATAA
- a CDS encoding diguanylate cyclase, with amino-acid sequence MAGKILIADQIATHRIMLKAKLSGARYDVALASDGRGALECAIRERPELILIDQALPDMTGVDLCRRIKTDPLLSEIPVIFLHQAQDIAQRLAALRAGADVCLSKPYDEILLLARLRSLLRARSTDAEMRLRESTFRDLGFAEGPTTFAAPSRIGLIAPTRAQASVWKQALGRHLPANYLTVLDRSEALSLATEAQSPFDALIISADLSRRDEGLRLMAELRARAGSKAAVICIAAEDAARETAVMALDLGADDVLPADMSARETTEDITLRLRRHLARKRRLDQSRKNLTEGLRLATIDPLTGLYNRRYAMPQLERIAEHARRSSKEFAVMLLDLDRFKKINDTYGHAVGDMVLTEVARRLSTVLGGNDLLARIGGEEFLIALPDCPAREARLAADLLCRVINERPFQRADGSALHVTISIGLVLGDNRLHSIDHLVEAADQAMMMSKHNGRNQVQVYHCPSAA; translated from the coding sequence ATGGCAGGCAAGATCCTCATTGCAGACCAGATCGCGACCCATCGCATCATGCTCAAGGCAAAGCTTTCGGGTGCACGCTACGATGTCGCACTGGCCAGTGACGGGCGGGGCGCGCTGGAATGCGCGATCCGTGAGCGGCCCGAACTGATCCTCATCGATCAGGCGCTGCCCGATATGACCGGCGTCGATCTGTGTCGCCGGATAAAGACCGACCCTCTTCTGAGCGAAATACCGGTGATCTTCCTGCATCAGGCGCAGGACATCGCCCAACGTCTGGCGGCGCTGCGGGCGGGCGCGGATGTGTGCCTATCCAAACCCTATGACGAGATCCTGCTTCTGGCGCGGCTGCGCAGCCTGCTGCGGGCGCGCTCGACCGATGCCGAGATGCGCCTGCGCGAGAGCACCTTCCGCGATTTGGGCTTTGCCGAGGGGCCGACCACCTTTGCCGCCCCCTCGCGGATCGGGCTGATCGCGCCCACCCGTGCACAGGCATCGGTGTGGAAACAGGCGCTGGGACGGCATCTTCCGGCGAATTACCTCACAGTGCTGGACCGCTCGGAGGCATTGAGCCTTGCGACCGAGGCGCAATCGCCTTTCGATGCGCTGATCATCTCGGCCGATCTGTCGCGCCGCGACGAGGGGCTGCGGCTGATGGCGGAGCTGCGCGCCCGGGCGGGCTCGAAAGCGGCCGTGATCTGCATCGCCGCCGAGGATGCCGCGCGCGAGACGGCCGTAATGGCGCTGGATCTGGGGGCGGATGACGTGCTGCCTGCAGACATGAGTGCACGCGAGACCACCGAGGACATCACCCTGCGCCTGCGCCGCCATCTGGCGCGCAAACGCCGCCTCGACCAGAGCCGCAAGAACCTGACCGAGGGGCTCCGTCTGGCGACGATCGATCCGCTGACCGGCCTCTATAACCGTCGCTATGCCATGCCGCAGCTCGAACGCATCGCCGAGCATGCCCGCCGCAGCTCCAAGGAATTTGCGGTGATGTTGCTGGATCTCGACCGGTTCAAGAAGATCAACGACACCTATGGCCATGCGGTGGGCGATATGGTGCTGACCGAGGTCGCACGCCGCCTGAGCACCGTGCTGGGCGGCAATGACCTCCTGGCGCGTATCGGCGGCGAGGAGTTTCTGATAGCCCTCCCCGACTGTCCTGCCCGCGAGGCGCGTCTGGCCGCGGATCTGCTGTGCCGCGTCATCAACGAACGCCCGTTCCAGCGCGCCGATGGCAGCGCGTTGCATGTGACCATTTCCATCGGTCTGGTGCTGGGGGACAACCGTCTGCACTCGATCGACCATCTGGTCGAGGCGGCCGATCAGGCGATGATGATGTCCAAACATAACGGCCGCAATCAGGTCCAGGTCTATCACTGCCCCTCGGCCGCCTGA
- a CDS encoding DUF3572 domain-containing protein: protein MRQEYAEEIALGALGWLAGQESLLEAFLNVSGADASQIRTIAQDAGFQTAILDFILTQDEWVLGCAQDMGHRPEELVMARAVLGGGDQMHWT from the coding sequence ATGCGGCAAGAATATGCCGAAGAAATCGCGCTCGGCGCTTTGGGGTGGCTTGCGGGGCAGGAAAGTCTGCTTGAGGCCTTTCTCAATGTCAGCGGCGCCGATGCCAGCCAGATCCGCACCATCGCGCAGGATGCGGGTTTCCAGACCGCGATCCTCGATTTTATCCTGACGCAGGATGAATGGGTTCTTGGCTGCGCGCAGGATATGGGGCACCGTCCGGAGGAGCTGGTGATGGCGCGGGCCGTATTGGGCGGCGGCGACCAGATGCACTGGACCTGA
- a CDS encoding HAD family hydrolase, with the protein MDIKALLFDKDGTLFDFHATWGVWAARLLDHLSAGDTVLRADLAGAIDYDLATSRFRPTSVAIAGTMDEIVEAMLAHLPGRTASDLAREMHLMAQEAPQVAAAPLDVLLPQLRGMGLKLGVMTNDSEASAKVHLTREAALDYFDCVFGADSGHGAKPDPAPLLALAHRLGVAPAHCVMLGDSLHDLQAAKAAGMVPVGVLTGPASAEDLAPHARAVLGDIGELPQWLARQDCDLCPVTG; encoded by the coding sequence ATGGATATCAAGGCCCTGCTATTTGACAAGGACGGCACGCTGTTCGACTTCCACGCTACATGGGGGGTCTGGGCCGCGCGGCTTCTGGACCATCTTTCGGCGGGGGATACGGTCCTCAGGGCCGATCTGGCAGGGGCGATCGATTATGATCTGGCGACATCGCGCTTCCGCCCCACCTCCGTGGCCATTGCCGGAACGATGGACGAGATCGTAGAGGCGATGCTGGCCCATCTGCCGGGACGCACGGCCTCCGATCTGGCGCGGGAGATGCATCTGATGGCGCAGGAGGCGCCGCAGGTGGCCGCAGCCCCTCTGGATGTGCTCTTGCCGCAATTGCGCGGGATGGGGCTGAAGCTGGGGGTCATGACCAATGATTCCGAGGCCTCGGCCAAGGTGCACCTGACCCGCGAGGCGGCGCTCGACTATTTTGACTGTGTCTTCGGGGCGGATAGCGGGCACGGGGCCAAGCCCGATCCGGCTCCGCTTCTGGCGCTGGCGCACAGGCTCGGGGTGGCGCCTGCGCATTGCGTGATGCTGGGTGACAGCCTGCATGACCTGCAGGCGGCGAAGGCGGCGGGGATGGTGCCGGTCGGGGTCCTGACAGGCCCTGCAAGTGCGGAGGATCTTGCGCCCCATGCCCGCGCGGTGCTCGGTGACATTGGCGAGCTGCCGCAATGGCTTGCACGGCAGGATTGTGATCTGTGTCCTGTGACGGGTTGA
- a CDS encoding heme NO-binding domain-containing protein — protein sequence MHGLINTSIQTFLTGNYGPSVWLDVASDLGISPEGYEAMLTYDNAHTDALLAAASARLNKPPLVFLEDLGAYVAMIEPVRRLLRFSGPNYREFLSSLSELQGRAQMALPDLEMPEITCSLEQSGVYRLRVHSPVLGWGAAITGLVRAMADDYGALAFIEYLDQEHDPEALTDEEIRAEGLLRESVLVTLLEESFAEGRSFDLAIGQS from the coding sequence ATGCATGGTCTTATAAACACCTCTATCCAGACGTTTCTGACGGGAAATTATGGTCCGTCGGTCTGGCTTGATGTTGCCTCCGATCTGGGGATTTCCCCCGAGGGTTACGAGGCGATGTTGACCTATGACAATGCGCATACCGATGCGCTTCTGGCCGCAGCCTCCGCACGGCTGAACAAGCCGCCCCTCGTTTTTCTGGAGGATCTCGGTGCTTATGTCGCCATGATCGAGCCTGTGCGCAGACTTCTGCGGTTCAGTGGCCCGAACTACCGGGAATTCCTGTCCTCTCTCAGCGAGTTGCAGGGGCGCGCCCAGATGGCGCTCCCCGATCTGGAGATGCCCGAGATCACCTGCTCTCTGGAGCAATCCGGTGTCTACCGGCTGCGTGTGCACAGTCCGGTTCTGGGCTGGGGCGCGGCGATTACCGGTCTCGTGCGGGCGATGGCCGATGATTACGGCGCGCTGGCCTTTATCGAATATCTTGATCAGGAGCACGATCCGGAAGCCCTGACGGACGAGGAGATCCGGGCCGAAGGTTTGCTACGGGAATCGGTTCTGGTAACCCTGCTCGAGGAAAGCTTTGCCGAAGGACGCAGTTTCGATCTGGCGATAGGTCAGTCATGA
- a CDS encoding GGDEF domain-containing protein: MMLVNSSDTARKPSLPRLSIKALGELMPMFLWLDAEGTILGMGPTLSKVVGGPSAIGHSVTDCFQMGRGRMRQAAFDLSPSHRLHLTPRSWPDVSLRGVAVPLVEEGLMLNLTFGVHLNKAIRAFRLTEADFTTSDLTMELLYLQEAKTAVLGELRALNSRLERARRSAEDAARTDPLTGLSNRRAFDIALEATLEASRRGGAPFALAQLDLDHFKAVNDTLGHAAGDHVLAEVAKILREETREMDVVSRVGGDEFVMLLRDSLEPSRLQHMGERIIARLEVPIPFEGHECRISGSIGVAMSKDYADPLAEEMMADADAALYKSKREGRARCTLSTPGMGLAL; encoded by the coding sequence ATGATGTTGGTAAATTCCAGTGATACCGCGCGCAAACCCTCTCTGCCGCGCCTTTCGATCAAGGCGCTGGGGGAGCTGATGCCGATGTTCCTCTGGCTCGATGCCGAAGGGACGATCCTCGGGATGGGCCCGACGCTCTCGAAAGTTGTGGGCGGGCCATCGGCCATCGGTCATTCGGTGACCGATTGCTTCCAGATGGGGCGGGGACGGATGCGGCAGGCGGCGTTCGATCTGTCGCCCTCGCACCGGCTGCATCTGACACCGCGTAGCTGGCCCGACGTGTCGCTGCGCGGTGTGGCCGTGCCACTGGTCGAGGAGGGGCTGATGCTCAACCTCACCTTCGGGGTCCATCTTAACAAGGCCATCCGCGCCTTCCGCCTGACCGAGGCTGATTTCACCACCTCCGACCTGACGATGGAGCTTCTCTATCTGCAGGAGGCCAAAACTGCCGTGCTGGGAGAGCTGCGCGCGCTGAACAGCCGGTTGGAGCGGGCGCGCCGTTCGGCCGAGGATGCCGCGCGCACCGATCCGCTGACAGGGCTGTCCAACCGCCGCGCCTTCGACATCGCGCTGGAGGCCACACTTGAGGCATCGCGCCGCGGCGGCGCACCATTTGCGCTGGCGCAACTCGATCTCGATCATTTCAAGGCGGTCAATGATACTCTGGGTCATGCGGCGGGCGATCATGTGCTGGCCGAGGTTGCCAAGATCCTGCGCGAGGAGACCCGCGAGATGGATGTCGTCTCGCGCGTGGGGGGCGATGAATTCGTAATGCTTCTGCGGGATTCGCTGGAGCCCAGCCGTCTGCAGCATATGGGCGAGCGCATCATCGCGCGGCTCGAGGTGCCGATCCCCTTCGAGGGGCATGAATGCCGCATCTCGGGCTCCATCGGTGTGGCCATGTCGAAGGATTACGCCGACCCGCTGGCCGAGGAGATGATGGCGGATGCGGATGCGGCCCTTTACAAATCCAAGCGCGAGGGGCGTGCACGCTGCACTCTCTCGACGCCGGGCATGGGGCTTGCCCTCTGA
- a CDS encoding nicotinate-nucleotide adenylyltransferase — MSQNFPIARPGMRIGLLGGSFDPAHAGHAHISRIALRRFALDEVWWLVSPGNPLKPQGPAALADRMARAREVMPDPRVKITDLEQRLGTHFTADTLNALQSHYRGVNFVWLMGADNLIQIDRWDHWRDIFHRMPVGVLARPGLLMRARYSKAARVFANAKLPGWRSRELAGSGAPQWCFINMPMSAESSTRIRAAGQWKSPARGA, encoded by the coding sequence ATGAGCCAGAATTTTCCCATAGCCCGTCCGGGCATGCGTATCGGTTTGTTGGGCGGGTCTTTCGATCCGGCTCATGCCGGCCATGCGCATATCAGCCGGATCGCGCTACGCCGGTTCGCGCTGGATGAGGTCTGGTGGCTGGTCAGTCCGGGCAATCCGTTGAAGCCGCAGGGACCGGCGGCGCTTGCCGACCGGATGGCGCGGGCCCGCGAGGTCATGCCCGACCCGCGCGTAAAGATCACCGATCTCGAACAGCGTTTGGGGACACATTTCACCGCCGATACGTTGAATGCGCTGCAATCGCATTATCGCGGCGTGAATTTCGTGTGGCTGATGGGCGCGGATAACCTGATCCAGATCGACCGCTGGGATCACTGGCGCGATATCTTCCACCGGATGCCGGTCGGGGTGCTGGCGCGTCCGGGCCTGTTGATGCGGGCGCGCTATTCCAAGGCTGCGCGGGTTTTTGCCAATGCGAAGCTGCCGGGGTGGCGTTCGCGCGAGCTGGCCGGGAGTGGCGCACCCCAATGGTGCTTCATCAATATGCCGATGTCGGCGGAATCCTCGACCCGTATCCGTGCCGCAGGCCAGTGGAAAAGTCCCGCGCGCGGCGCTTGA